The DNA region actgcacaATGGGAGGAGGCATTCAAGAAGTGTGCCTGCTAATTAGATACTGTGGTAAAACATCACCATGTTGTGTTTGTTGTTGGGTCATACAGCATGAAACAGAACCATAGTTACCACTAAAAGAAAGTAGCCCTCAATTCCCTCCTCAATAAAAAAAGGATCAAATTCCACAGACAAAAATGGTAccctgggttgtttgtttttaaggaagATTAAATTTAGGAGTTGCCAACACCCAAACGAAAAACATTCCTGAGTATTAGACTCAATTGTAGTGGGGAGTCATCTACATTCTCAGCACTATGTTCCCTTACCCAAAGAAGAAGTATTAACAAAGAATGTTTCTCAGGGTCTCACAATGTATACCCTATTTATTTCTCCCCAGTAAACATTACGCtcgttaaaaaggaaaaaaaagaaaagtactcgAGGAAATAATACTTTAGAACAGCCAGATAAAAAGTAAAGTTTAATATCTGCCAAGATATTTCCCTAATGAGACCCTTGCCAAAGGAACAGTgaggaaaagactgaaaatgacaaattgttttatttagaacatcagctaatttTAAAGTTGAGGAATGTAACTTTTCCAAAGCCGTGTCTCCAGTTTCCCCTTAACcttcatatttttaactttaaaaaaaaaacctagaaattTGATTACCACTCTTATGAattccttttaaagaaatttaatgaaTAACAGATCCTTTGTGCAAGTAGCAAACCACAGAGGACAGTTCTGCTGGCGGATAAAAATCTCTCTGAAACACTCATGAAAATACACCCTACACACAAACTAGAATTTTCCAGGTAAGTAAATCATATTAAAGCTTAAAAATGGGGATATGTTCAATATATACCTTATTTAAACCACAATTAAGGTTAACAATTCTTAATAGAAATTTAATTGGTGTCAAGGTTGAATACattagaggaagaagaaaaaaatagtgacaTCTAAAGAGCCAATGTTAAAAAGATGCTACTCTGGGTGAAACATGGTAAACTTCCCCAAACCGGTGACCTACAATTCAAGCATCCAAAACTTGTTTGGGACTGTTGTATTTTGTAGGGTATGGGAGGAAGGACAGTCAAACAAGTAAAAATGCTTCACCAGTCGTTCTAATGAGAAGATGCTGCTACTTGCAGAAATGTCCTGAGAATGCTCAAAAACACCATAACAAAAAACAACCACCAACAGCCCCCGCCCAAACCTACCGCAAATGTTTTTCAGAATACACAAGCAAAATACTTGACTACGTGGAGAGATAATCTTTGTGCATTCCTAGTGTCCTAAATATCACTCAGAAAATCTGTGTGTGGTGGAAGAGTAAAGAGCGCTATATATTCCTTTGATATACTCATATTAGGTTCACTGCAAAATTAGGCGGTCTTGGATATTGCGAAGGCTGCATTTTCTTTACAGGTGCCATTAAACACTTGTAAGAGAGTAAGAGACAAGCTAACTGATAACTTGAAATGGATACAGACAGAACTAAAATGAGTATGTCCTCATCACCTTTAGTCAATTTTCCTTACTGATAAAGCAAAAACATACAAGTCTAAGTAGACAAGTCCTACAATCACTGTAAAGAAGGATCCCGAGTCGGAGAATTTAGCCAGGATGCCCGAAAACCACGTGTCCGACTTTGGGTTTCGGGAACTTCCCAGGAAGCATGTGTTCCAGAGTAAAACTCCATCACCCTCTGCCAGCATAACTCGGTGAAAGGATAGGAAGTACGAGCTAGAATGGGAAAACTCCGGGCCTCAGAGAGCGGGGAACTCCCTGGAATAAGAGACAAGGAGGCGGCAGCCCGCCAAAGTCCGGCCGCGACCCCCGCCCGCTCACCTCTGCCGCCGGGATGTTGACCACGCCGGTGGAGCGCCGCTTCTCCCGCAGCTTCCTCTTTTCGATCTGCCCCTTGCCTTTCCTGGCACTGGGGCCCGAGCTCTTGCCCTTCTCTGGGGGGCCGTCCCGCTCCTCCTCGTCGCCCCGGAGCGTGGGGGTTCCCGAGCCGGCAGCGGCTGGGGCCTCATCCTCGGGCCTCCGCGGGCAGGGAACCGCGCGGGCGAGTGCCGCGGGGCCGACCGCGCAGTTCACGCCCCCCGGGCCCGGGGCGGCAGGTGCGGCCGAGCCCGCCGGGAGGTTGTTATTGAGCTCGGTGGCCGCGGCGGGGGCCGAGGTGCCTAGCGCCCCCACTGGGGGCTTCCCCGCCGCGTCGCTGCTGCCCCCACCCGAGGCAGCCGAGTTCGGGGCGTTCTGCTTGGCGCGCATCTTCTCGCGCTTCGCCTTCCACTCCTCCAGGAAGTCTGTGGtgctgccgctgctgctgctgctggtccgGTAGCCACCGGTCGCCATATTCCCAGCGGGGCCAGGCGGGTTCTCACCTCAGGCCGCTCCCCTCCTCCCCCGGCTCCCACCGCCGCCGCCTCTTCCTTGCAGTAGCCCGGAGACGGCGAGGGAACGACCCCCCGGCGCGGCGACGCGGGGGCGGCCGCGGCTCCCGGAGCAGCCGGCCGGGCTTAGAGAAAACACAAAAGGGGGGCGGGGAAGGGAAACGTTAGGTCCTCGCCCGGACCAAGGGTCTCCCCTCGGCCGCGCTCTCGGAGACCCCCAGGGCGTGCCCACTTCTCCCCGGTTGCGGACGGCTGCGGACTCTCCACCAAACAAAGTTTCTCCGGCGCACCTACAGCGGGCGGGGAGCTGCTCCCAGACGGGGGATCGCCGCGCCTcgaggggaggagagagaaatgaccCCACCCCCGGGGCTCCGACCCGCCCACCCCATCCTCAGCAGGGTCCGCGCCTGAGACCCGGGTCAGACCCTACCACCTGTCGGTCCCGCCGCCGACCCAGATCCCCGCCAACGACACCCCCATCCCGGGACGAGGCGCGGAGCTGGAAGGGGTCAGGGACCCGTGCAGACACCAGCTGTCCGGCCGGGCAGGGCGCGAGCGCCCGACTCGAGCCGCGGCAGCCCCTTACCTCAGAGGAATTTGAGGTGACGAGGTGTGGGGATGGGGAGTGAGTGCCCAGGTGAGCCGAAGCGGCCGCGCGGTCCGCAATCGGCGCGAAACCAGCCGCTGCAAACTCGCGGTGCAGAGCTCGCTGCTGTCCGGGAGTagcagggagggagggtgggagggagcgAGGGGCGGGAGGGGAGCCGAACGCCGCCGAAGCGAGGGCGGAAAGGGCCGAGGCGGCGCGTGAGGGGCGCGGCGccgtgggtggggggtggggggcgtaaCAGCCTACGCCCCGCCCCCGGCGCTCAGGTGCGCGGCGCCGCGCCCCGCCCACCGCTGCCGCGGGTCCTGCGCTCGCTGCTAGCAGCTTGTCGCCAGCCGCCCGCGGGATCGACCGCACATTCTTGGGCACGCCGCCTTGGGGCGTCCGGCCTCTCGGCGCCTCCGACTCCCGGGCGGGAGCGGCACTCCACGCCCTTAACCCCGCTTCTCCTCTCCGCCTCTCCCGTCCCCCACCATTCTTCCTTTTAAGTACAAGACGATATTCTGGGGAAAGTTGAAAATACTGTTGGCTGAGAGGGAAAGTGCAGTCAACTGGTGATGATTCAGGGCCTGAATAGCCAGGATGGGGAGACAGCCGTGCGTCTCTTCCTCGTCCGCTGCCCCTCTACTTCTAGGGTGtactagaaagaaaagaaacaaacccaGTACCCTCCTTTTAAGAAGAGTCTCTGTCTCTTGTTGAAAGACTTGGTCGAAGGGAGAGGCTTAAATTGTCAGTGAACTACCAACAGTTTACAAGAGTTTAGGCTtgcaagagaaaattaaaaagttatttctgcaGTGTATATGGCAATCCCAATCCTATTTGGAATTTTCCTCTTCACCCTGTATCTACACCTCCGCTCTACAGATACTGAATTTAGCAGTAAAGCTCTGTAGGAAAGTATTGAAGCAGTACTTGTGCTAATTTGAGATGAGCTGCGCAGGTTATTGTCTCTATTTTCCCCCCTTAACGTTCCTTAAATTAAATCTTATCCTCAAGGGCAAGTTGTCCAATATTTCTGGATCAGGGCCGGGTGGGGTGCTACTGGCAAGCAACGGAAGAGACTGGCCTCACTATCTCCGAGTAATGCCAGAACACATCACTGTCAGGCTGCAAATGCCAAGTcaccattttgtaaaaagtagGAGCGCCCTGAGTCACACACTTACCTATCATGACTCTTCCTTCCCTATGCTTGTTTTGCCCAGGTGGCACATGGTGGGTGGGCAAAGTGTTCCTGCCACAGGAATTGTGACAAGAGAACGTGAGTCACATGGTATTTATTTCTCAGAGGGAAGGTCACACAGTTCTGATCTTTGGTCTGATTTTTTAAGTGAACTATTGTTAACCAAGAGAAAACTCTGGAAAAAATCCttggaaaaataatagaaataggtTTGAAAAGCTGAGTGAAAGTGGCTGTTTGCCTAGCTGGTACCAACCTGGATGCCATACCTGAAATTTCTCAGTTATAGATTCATTATTCTGATTTCTGGGTTTTAAGAGGAGAGGGTGGTGGGAATGATTGAGCgtttatatttcacattaataTGCTTTGTAACACCATGTAGTGTAAAGaccatatatatttacatagatGCAAACATGTTAAGTAGTTTTGAGAAATCTTAcgtaagttacttaacttctttaaAGCTCAGCTTTCTTTACTATAAAAACCAGCAATAATGGCATATATTTTTGAGCTGTTTTAAGAATGAAATGACGTATGTGAAATGTGCTTGATGCAAGAAGCTGCTCAGTAGACCTATTCCCTTCTCATTAATAGGATGTCAAGGTGAGAGCCCTAGGTCTCTAAAAAGCTGTTTGGGAGGGACAGCCAAAAAGATGTtactgaatataaaatatttacttgaGAACAATAAACTCTGAAGAAACTACAATAACATTTATGCCATGTAAATGTGTTACTGCATCTCTCAGACCAATTTTCTTAGTATTAATAGGGTCTGAGTTGGCTGCTAATGACTTGTGTGGCTTTGAGCAGGTTGTGCCTCTGTTTACTTacatataaaatgggaataataatacttCATACATTTTGAGAGTGCTGTGAAAGTGCCTGGGGCCCTTAGATAAAAGGTAGTATTTGAATACCAGAGTAGTTATTAATCTATGGAGTGACTTAGGAACTATGGATGAAAGAGATTATTGAGGTACAAGGCACTCtgtgttattattgttttcatttattatgcCTTTTGTCTTTTACTTTACCATTCTCAGTATTCCCAAAGATATATTTCACAGGCAGACTACTTCCAACACTGCACCAGGATAATTAGCTGAATCATTCCTAAATTGCAAGATATGTGCATATCCTTAATCTTTATGTATAGCATTCTGATGATATAATCCCCAAAGACTCAAAGCTTGGTTTCTTAACCTTGGCACTACTGGCTGAATGATTctttgttgggggtgggggctctcctgtgcattgtaggattttTAGCAACATCTTTGTCCTCTACCCGCTAGATACCGGTAGCACCTGCTACCCAGTTGTGACAAGCAAAATTGTGTTAAGACATTGCCAGATTTCcccaggggttgggggtggggaaatTGTCCCCAAGTTGAGGACTTCTGACTTAGCCCAAAATAACTAATTTTGTTGACCCAGTTGACATTGATAAACAGGAATATGATAacgctaacaaaataaataaaaagattcattttaatatgtaaatgtTACTTCTTCTAAATGTTGTCTTAGTGTTTTCCAGGCAGTGAATTAGCTATGATGTAAAATAGCCTGTTTATCAGTGTTGAAATAATTAATAGTATATTAGGAAATAGCCCCTCTGCCTTCGATGCAAATATTTCTGGAGCATATGCAattcattctcttaaaaaaaaatcaaaataatatgcataaatagttttaaaagtcaaataCTTTAGATCTACAAGGATTATAATAAAAACAGCAAACCCCTACTTACCTTCCCTACTATCCAAAACCCTCAGAACATTGAACTATTTTAGCTGTTTCTGCTAATCTagattttcataattatttttttatttgcttactgCTAAGCTTCTTGAGCTTTCAATTTGTAAACATCTTTTATTGACTCCCTGCAATAGAAGAGGATTTAGCTCTCTTACACCAACTACACACAAATGTTTTTTACTCCTAAACTTCCAATATATTTATATCACAAACTTTATTAAAGAAATGTTGTGTTATAGTATCACCAATATGCAAATATTGCTCACAGCTGAGCCATGTAGTGTACtatgattacattttattttttacaactttttccccttgttttacaattatttctttttcctgaagttAAAACTTGCCTCTGGATTgtcatttgcatatttttctatatCACAAATTTATACACAAACTCTCTTCCTCTCAGTGCAAGTAAACACATTGGATAATCTATCAGTCTAATTCTGTTTATCTTGGAGGCGTCTCTTTTGGACCCTTATTTTGGGGTCCAGACCTCTCCTCTTCCAGTCTGGATGATTGCTTTCAAGGCTGGTGGCTCAGTGGTCATCCTGGGGATTATACTTCTCTAACGACTTGCAAATTCCTTACCAGTGTAGACCCCTTGTTTCCTGAATCCTACATTTACCTCTTGCTCCCACCCTTCCCTCATAGTAGAATACAGCATCCGGTATACTCTGATGACACATTCTTGGAGACACATGTTaggaaatgtttttaatttatcttcACACTTGATTAATAGATTGGTggaatatagaattctaggttggaaaTCATTTTCCTTCAGGATTTTAAAGGCATTGCAGTACCATCTTCCAGTTTCCAAAGTTTCTGCTTAGAAGAACCATGGCATtctgattcctttttattttctcctgaaaGTTTTTTGGACCTTATTACCCAGATCTTCTGAAATATCTTGAATATATGCCCTGATGTGgtctcttttccttattttcttaggCACTCAATGGGCCCCTTGAATCTACTATCTACTTTTCAATTGGAAAATT from Tamandua tetradactyla isolate mTamTet1 chromosome 7, mTamTet1.pri, whole genome shotgun sequence includes:
- the PAWR gene encoding PRKC apoptosis WT1 regulator protein, encoding MATGGYRTSSSSSGSTTDFLEEWKAKREKMRAKQNAPNSAASGGGSSDAAGKPPVGALGTSAPAAATELNNNLPAGSAAPAAPGPGGVNCAVGPAALARAVPCPRRPEDEAPAAAGSGTPTLRGDEEERDGPPEKGKSSGPSARKGKGQIEKRKLREKRRSTGVVNIPAAECLDEYEDDEAGQKERKREDAITQQNTMQNEAGSLLDPGSSYLLQEPSRTVSSRYKSTVTASEEDVSNRYPRTDRSGFSRYNRDANASSGLVSSSMLEKKIEDLEKEVLKERQENLKLVRLMQDKEEMIGKLKEEIDLLNRDLDDIEDENEQLKQENKTLLKVVGQLTR